In Scatophagus argus isolate fScaArg1 chromosome 5, fScaArg1.pri, whole genome shotgun sequence, a genomic segment contains:
- the bloc1s3 gene encoding biogenesis of lysosome-related organelles complex 1 subunit 3 isoform X1 codes for MSSRYQIVVQGEASETDSDDEVYITSMPAPQTTAVGAKVPGEASETDSECEEEEQAGPASTQESSQILRRDLPPLIVVRDHPDIQSIVEDKPSPTRRPYGETLLQQKLQESNSRLYNDVRQTLRQVYGSASKEVQSATAQLNASQSAVISASHSIRLILDDLKAVSEKIDIITSCQILPDINISNPNNCTTPVP; via the exons ATGTCCAGCAGGTACCAGATAGTGGTGCAGGGAGAGGCCTCTGAGACAGACTCTGATGATGAGGTCTACATAACTTCAATGCCTGCACCTCAAACTACCGCAGTCGGAGCCAAG GTTCCTGGGGAGGCGTCCGAAACGGACAgtgagtgtgaggaggaggagcaggcgGGTCCAGCCTCAACGCAGGAGAGCTCCCAGATCCTCAGGAGAGACCTGCCTCCTCTTATAGTAGTTAGAGACCATCCTGATATACAGTCGATAGTGGAAGACAAGCCAAGCCCGACACGTAGACCATATG GTGAGACCCTTTTACAACAGAAGCTGCAGGAGTCTAACAGCCGGCTATATAATGATGTGAGACAAACACTACGGCAAGTTTATGGCAGTGCCAGTAAAGAG GTACAGAGTGCAACAGCTCAGCTGAATGCTTCGCAGAGCGCCGTCATCAGTGCCTCCCACAGCATCAGGCTAATCCTGGATGACCTGAAGGCTGTGTCTGAGAAGATTGACATCATCACCAGCTGTCAAATACTGCCAGACATTAACATCAGTAATCCAAATAATTGTACCACTCCTGTACCTTAA
- the bloc1s3 gene encoding biogenesis of lysosome-related organelles complex 1 subunit 3 isoform X2 encodes MSSRYQIVVQGEASETDSDDEVYITSMPAPQTTAVGAKVPGEASETDSECEEEEQAGPASTQESSQILRRDLPPLIVVRDHPDIQSIVEDKPSPTRRPYGETLLQQKLQESNSRLYNDVQSATAQLNASQSAVISASHSIRLILDDLKAVSEKIDIITSCQILPDINISNPNNCTTPVP; translated from the exons ATGTCCAGCAGGTACCAGATAGTGGTGCAGGGAGAGGCCTCTGAGACAGACTCTGATGATGAGGTCTACATAACTTCAATGCCTGCACCTCAAACTACCGCAGTCGGAGCCAAG GTTCCTGGGGAGGCGTCCGAAACGGACAgtgagtgtgaggaggaggagcaggcgGGTCCAGCCTCAACGCAGGAGAGCTCCCAGATCCTCAGGAGAGACCTGCCTCCTCTTATAGTAGTTAGAGACCATCCTGATATACAGTCGATAGTGGAAGACAAGCCAAGCCCGACACGTAGACCATATG GTGAGACCCTTTTACAACAGAAGCTGCAGGAGTCTAACAGCCGGCTATATAATGAT GTACAGAGTGCAACAGCTCAGCTGAATGCTTCGCAGAGCGCCGTCATCAGTGCCTCCCACAGCATCAGGCTAATCCTGGATGACCTGAAGGCTGTGTCTGAGAAGATTGACATCATCACCAGCTGTCAAATACTGCCAGACATTAACATCAGTAATCCAAATAATTGTACCACTCCTGTACCTTAA
- the trappc6bl gene encoding trafficking protein particle complex subunit 6B, like: MADESLFDFLHMEIVSHVYKEHQSSKGAMDNKDRAVCVSVLESMGFRVGQGLIERLTRDSPSFKDELDIMKFICKDFWTKVFRRQVDNLRTNHQGTYVLQDNKFSLLTQLSSGKQYLDQAPKYLAFSCGVVRGALSNLGLDSVVTAEVSVMPSCKFQVVIQKL, from the exons atGGCAGACGAGTCTCTGTTTGACTTTCTCCATATGGAGATCGTGTCACATGTTTACAAGGAGCATCAATCCAGTAAAGGAGCGATGGACAACAAG gacagagctgtctgtgtttctgtcctcgAGAGCATGGGCTTCAGGGTGGGACAAGGACTCATTGAGAG GTTGACCAGGGACTCTCCCAGCTTTAAGGATGAGTTGGATATAATGAAGTTCATCTGTAAAGACTTCTGGACAAAGGTGTTCAGGAGGCAGGTCGACAACCTCAGAACAAACCATCAG GGTACTTATGTTCTACAAGACAACAAGTTTTCTCTGCTTACACAACTGTCCAGTGGAAAGCAGTACCTGGATCAGGCTCCCAAG TACCTCGCTTTTTCATGCGGTGTGGTGAGAGGAGCTCTGTCTAACCTTGGTCTGGACAGCGTGGTAACAGCCGAGGTCTCTGTTATGCCATCCT GTAAGTTCCAGGTGGTGATCCAGAAGTTGTGA